In Serinus canaria isolate serCan28SL12 chromosome 7 unlocalized genomic scaffold, serCan2020 HiC_scaffold_29, whole genome shotgun sequence, a single genomic region encodes these proteins:
- the TRPM8 gene encoding transient receptor potential cation channel subfamily M member 8 isoform X1 has translation MRHRRNGNFESSRLLYSSMSRSIDVACSDADLANFIQENFKKRECVFFTKDTKSMGNLCKCGYPENQHIEGTQVNTTEKWNYKKHTKELPTDAFGDIQFENLGKRGKYIRLSCDTDSETLYDLMTQHWHLKTPNLVISVTGGAKNFALKPRMRKIFSRLIYIAQSKGAWIFTGGTHYGLMKYIGEVVRDNTISRSSEENVVAIGIAAWGMISNRESLIRTADSDGSYLAHYIMDDLKRDPLYCLDNNHTHLLLVDNGTHGHPTTEAKVRTQLEKYISERVIPESNYGGKIPIVCFAQGGGKETLKSINVAIKSKIPCVVVEGSGRIADVIASLLEAEGTLASSCVKESLLRFLPRTISRLSEEETESWIKWIKEVLESPHLLTVIKIEEAGDEIVSNAISFALYKAFSTNEHDRDNWNGQLKLLLEWNQLDLASDEIFTNDRNWESADLQDVMFTALVKDRPKFVRLFLENGLDLRKFLTTEVLRELYTNNFSSLVFKNLQIAKNSYNDALLTFVWKMVEDFRRGFKRYYKSSKDEMEIQLSCPITRHPLQALFIWSVLQNKKELSKVIWEQTRGCTLAALGASKLLKSMAKVKNDINAAGESEELANEYETRAVELFTECYSNDEELAEQLLTYSCEAWGGSNCLELAVEARDQQFIAQPGVQNFLSKQWYGEISRDTKNWKIILCLFFFPLIGCGFISFRKKPVEKSKKLFLYYVSFFTSPFVVFSWNVIFYIAFLLLFAYVLLMDFQKEPTALEIILYVLVFILLCDEVRQWYMNGSKYFSDLWNVMDTLAIFYFIAGIVFRLHSDESSWYSGRVIFCLDYIVFTLRLIHIFTVSRNLGPKIIMLQRMMIDVFFFLFLFAVWMVAFGVARQGILRKNEHRWEWIFRSVIYEPYLAMFGQYPDDIDGTTYNFDHCTFSGNESKPLCVELDANNQPRFPEWITIPLVCIYMLSTNILLVNLLVAMFGYTVGSVQENNDQVWKFQRFFLVQEYCSRLTIPFPFVIFAYILMVLRKCFKCCCNKESKEPSICCSRNEDNEILAWEAVMKENYLVKINTKANDSSEEMVHRFRQLDAKLSDLKGLLKEISSKIK, from the exons ATGAGACACCGAAGAAATGGCAATTTTGAGAGTTCCAGGCTCCTCTACTCCAGCATGTCCCGCAGCATAGACGTGGCTTGCAGCGATGCT GATTTGGCCAACTTCATCCAGGAAAACTTTAAGAAGAGAGAATGTGTCTTTTTTACAAAAGACACCAAGTCCAT GGGTAACTTATGTAAATGTGGATACCCTGAGAATCAGCACATAGAGGGCACCCAGGTTAACACCACTGAGAAATGGAACTACAAGAAGCACACCAAGGAGCTTCCTACTGATGCCTTCGGGGACATTCAGTTTGAAAACttgggaaaaagaggaaag TACATCCGCCTGTCATGTGACACAGACTCGGAGACCCTCTACGACCTCATGACCCAGCACTGGCACCTGAAGACCCCCAACCTCGTCATCTCCGTCACCGGCGGCGCCAAGAACTTCGCGCTCAAGCCCCGCATGCGCAAGATCTTCAGCAGGCTGATCTACATCGCCCAGTCCAAGG GAGCCTGGATTTTCACCGGGGGCACGCACTACGGGCTGATGAAGTACATTGGGGAGGTGGTCAGGGACAACACCATCAGCCGCAGCTCCGAGGAGAACGTGGTGGCCATCGGCATCGCCGCCTGGGGCATGATCTCCAACCGGGAATCGCTGATCCGCACGGCCGACAGCGAC GGGAGCTACCTGGCCCACTACATCATGGATGACCTGAAGAGAGACCCCCTGTACTGCCTGGACAACAACCACACCCATCTCCTGCTGGTTGACAATGGCACCCACGGGCACCCCACCACAGAGGCCAAAGTGAGGACCCAGCTGGAGAAGTACATTTCAGAGAGGGTTATCCCAG AGTCTAATTATGGTGGGAAGATCCCAATTGTGTGCTTTGCTCAAGGTGGTGGGAAGGAAACTTTAAAA tcCATCAACGTGGCCATCAAGAGCAAGATCCCCTGTGTGGTGGTGGAGGGCTCGGGGCGCATTGCTGATGTCATTGCCAGCCTGCTGGAGGCTGAAGGCACTCTGGCCTCCTCCTGTGTCAAGGAGAGCTTGCTCAGGTTCCTGCCCCGCACCATCTCCAGGCTCtcagaagaggagactgagagcTGGATCAAGTGG atcaaAGAAGTCCTTGAGAGCCCTCATTTACTGACAGTGATCAAAATAGAAGAAGCTGGAGATGAAATTGTGAGCAATGCCATTTCCTTTGCCCTGTACAAAG ctttcagcACCAACGAGCACGACAGGGACAACTGGAATGggcagctgaagctgctgctggagtggaACCAGCTGGACCTGGCCAGCGACGAGATCTTCACCAACGACCGAAACTGGGAG TCTGCTGACCTGCAGGATGTGATGTTCACAGCCCTGGTGAAAGACAGGCCCAAGTTTGTCCGGCTCTTCCTGGAGAACGGCTTGGATCTGCGCAAGTTCCTGACCACAGAGGTCCTGAGGGAGCTCTACACCAACAACTTCAGCAGCCTGGTGTTCAAGAACCTGCAGATTGCCAAGAACTCCTACAATGATGCCCTCCTCACCTTCGTGTGGAAGATGGTGGAGGATTTCCGGCGAGGTTTCAAAAGATATTACAAGAGCAGCAAGGATGAGATGGAGATACAGCTCTCA TGCCCTATCACAAGGCACCCATTGCAAGCTCTGTTTATTTGGTCAGTTCTTCAGAACAAGAAGGAGTTGTCCAAAGTCATTTGGGAGCAA ACCAGAGGCTGCACTTTGGCAGCCCTGGGGGCCAGTAAGCTCCTGAAAAGCATGGCCAAGGTGAAGAATGATATAAATGCTGCTGGTGAGTCAGAGGAACTGGCTAACGAGTATGAGACAAGAGCAGTAG AGCTGTTCACTGAGTGCTACAGCAACGATGAAGAactggctgagcagctgctgactTATTCCTGTGAAGCCTGGGGAGGGAGCAACTgtctggagctggcagtggaGGCCAGAGACCAGCAGTTTATTGCCCAGCCAGGTGTGCAG AATTTCCTCTCCAAGCAGTGGTATGGAGAGATTTCAAGAGACACTAAGAACTGGAAGATTATACTGTGCctgttctttttccctttaataGGCTGTGGTTTCATCTCATTCAG GAAAAAGCCTGTGGAGAAGAGTAAGAAACTCTTCTTATATTATGTGTCTTTCTTCACCTCCCCCTTTGTGGTCTTCTCCTGGAACGTCATCTTCTACATTGCTTTCCTGTTGCTCTTTGCCTACGTGTTGCTGATGGATTTCCAGAAGGAACCCACGGCCCTGGAGATCATCCTCTACGTGCTGGTCTTCATTCTGCTTTGTGATGAAGTGAGACAA tggTACATGAATGGCAGCAAGTATTTCTCAGACCTGTGGAATGTTATGGATACCCTTGCAATCTTCTACTTCATAGCAGGGATTGTGTTCAG GCTTCACTCTGATGAAAGCTCTTGGTATTCCGGGAGagtaattttctgtttggaCTACATAGTTTTTACCCTGAGGCTCATCCATATTTTCACAGTTAGCAGGAATCTAGGACCCAAAATTATTATGCTGCAGAGGATG ATGATAGAtgtcttcttcttcctcttcctctttgctGTGTGGATGGTGGCCTTTGGTGTGGCCAGACAAGGCATCCTGAGGAAGAACGAGCACCGCTGGGAGTGGATCTTCCGCTCGGTCATCTACGAGCCCTACCTGGCCATGTTTGGCCAGTACCCTGATGACATTGATG GTACCACCTACAACTTTGACCACTGCACGTTTTCTGGGAACGAGTCCAAGCCCCTGTGTGTGGAGCTGGATGCCAACAACCAGCCCCGCTTCCCCGAGTGGATCACCATTCCCCTGGTGTGCATTTACATGCTCTCCACCAACATCCTCCTGGTCAACCTGCTCGTGGCCATGTTCGG CTACACAGTTGGGTCAGTGCAGGAGAACAATGACCAGGTGTGGAAGTTCCAGCGTTTTTTCCTGGTGCAGGAATACTGCAGTCGCCTGACCATCCCCTTCCCTTTTGTCATCTTTGCCTACATACTCATGGTGCTGAGGAAATGCTTCAAGTGCTGCTGTaacaaggaaagcaaagagcCATCCATTTGTT GCTCAAGAAATGAGGACAATGAAATCCTGGCATGGGAAGCTGTCATGAAGGAAAATTATCTCGTCAAAATCAATACAAAAGCAAATGATTCCTCAGAAGA GATGGTGCATCGATTTAGACAACTGGATGCAAAG ctctctGATTTGAAAGGCCTTCTGAAAGAGATTTCCAGTAAAATTAAATGA
- the TRPM8 gene encoding transient receptor potential cation channel subfamily M member 8 isoform X2, translating into MSRSIDVACSDADLANFIQENFKKRECVFFTKDTKSMGNLCKCGYPENQHIEGTQVNTTEKWNYKKHTKELPTDAFGDIQFENLGKRGKYIRLSCDTDSETLYDLMTQHWHLKTPNLVISVTGGAKNFALKPRMRKIFSRLIYIAQSKGAWIFTGGTHYGLMKYIGEVVRDNTISRSSEENVVAIGIAAWGMISNRESLIRTADSDGSYLAHYIMDDLKRDPLYCLDNNHTHLLLVDNGTHGHPTTEAKVRTQLEKYISERVIPESNYGGKIPIVCFAQGGGKETLKSINVAIKSKIPCVVVEGSGRIADVIASLLEAEGTLASSCVKESLLRFLPRTISRLSEEETESWIKWIKEVLESPHLLTVIKIEEAGDEIVSNAISFALYKAFSTNEHDRDNWNGQLKLLLEWNQLDLASDEIFTNDRNWESADLQDVMFTALVKDRPKFVRLFLENGLDLRKFLTTEVLRELYTNNFSSLVFKNLQIAKNSYNDALLTFVWKMVEDFRRGFKRYYKSSKDEMEIQLSECPITRHPLQALFIWSVLQNKKELSKVIWEQTRGCTLAALGASKLLKSMAKVKNDINAAGESEELANEYETRAVELFTECYSNDEELAEQLLTYSCEAWGGSNCLELAVEARDQQFIAQPGVQNFLSKQWYGEISRDTKNWKIILCLFFFPLIGCGFISFRKKPVEKSKKLFLYYVSFFTSPFVVFSWNVIFYIAFLLLFAYVLLMDFQKEPTALEIILYVLVFILLCDEVRQWYMNGSKYFSDLWNVMDTLAIFYFIAGIVFRLHSDESSWYSGRVIFCLDYIVFTLRLIHIFTVSRNLGPKIIMLQRMMIDVFFFLFLFAVWMVAFGVARQGILRKNEHRWEWIFRSVIYEPYLAMFGQYPDDIDGTTYNFDHCTFSGNESKPLCVELDANNQPRFPEWITIPLVCIYMLSTNILLVNLLVAMFGYTVGSVQENNDQVWKFQRFFLVQEYCSRLTIPFPFVIFAYILMVLRKCFKCCCNKESKEPSICCSRNEDNEILAWEAVMKENYLVKINTKANDSSEEMVHRFRQLDAKLSDLKGLLKEISSKIK; encoded by the exons ATGTCCCGCAGCATAGACGTGGCTTGCAGCGATGCT GATTTGGCCAACTTCATCCAGGAAAACTTTAAGAAGAGAGAATGTGTCTTTTTTACAAAAGACACCAAGTCCAT GGGTAACTTATGTAAATGTGGATACCCTGAGAATCAGCACATAGAGGGCACCCAGGTTAACACCACTGAGAAATGGAACTACAAGAAGCACACCAAGGAGCTTCCTACTGATGCCTTCGGGGACATTCAGTTTGAAAACttgggaaaaagaggaaag TACATCCGCCTGTCATGTGACACAGACTCGGAGACCCTCTACGACCTCATGACCCAGCACTGGCACCTGAAGACCCCCAACCTCGTCATCTCCGTCACCGGCGGCGCCAAGAACTTCGCGCTCAAGCCCCGCATGCGCAAGATCTTCAGCAGGCTGATCTACATCGCCCAGTCCAAGG GAGCCTGGATTTTCACCGGGGGCACGCACTACGGGCTGATGAAGTACATTGGGGAGGTGGTCAGGGACAACACCATCAGCCGCAGCTCCGAGGAGAACGTGGTGGCCATCGGCATCGCCGCCTGGGGCATGATCTCCAACCGGGAATCGCTGATCCGCACGGCCGACAGCGAC GGGAGCTACCTGGCCCACTACATCATGGATGACCTGAAGAGAGACCCCCTGTACTGCCTGGACAACAACCACACCCATCTCCTGCTGGTTGACAATGGCACCCACGGGCACCCCACCACAGAGGCCAAAGTGAGGACCCAGCTGGAGAAGTACATTTCAGAGAGGGTTATCCCAG AGTCTAATTATGGTGGGAAGATCCCAATTGTGTGCTTTGCTCAAGGTGGTGGGAAGGAAACTTTAAAA tcCATCAACGTGGCCATCAAGAGCAAGATCCCCTGTGTGGTGGTGGAGGGCTCGGGGCGCATTGCTGATGTCATTGCCAGCCTGCTGGAGGCTGAAGGCACTCTGGCCTCCTCCTGTGTCAAGGAGAGCTTGCTCAGGTTCCTGCCCCGCACCATCTCCAGGCTCtcagaagaggagactgagagcTGGATCAAGTGG atcaaAGAAGTCCTTGAGAGCCCTCATTTACTGACAGTGATCAAAATAGAAGAAGCTGGAGATGAAATTGTGAGCAATGCCATTTCCTTTGCCCTGTACAAAG ctttcagcACCAACGAGCACGACAGGGACAACTGGAATGggcagctgaagctgctgctggagtggaACCAGCTGGACCTGGCCAGCGACGAGATCTTCACCAACGACCGAAACTGGGAG TCTGCTGACCTGCAGGATGTGATGTTCACAGCCCTGGTGAAAGACAGGCCCAAGTTTGTCCGGCTCTTCCTGGAGAACGGCTTGGATCTGCGCAAGTTCCTGACCACAGAGGTCCTGAGGGAGCTCTACACCAACAACTTCAGCAGCCTGGTGTTCAAGAACCTGCAGATTGCCAAGAACTCCTACAATGATGCCCTCCTCACCTTCGTGTGGAAGATGGTGGAGGATTTCCGGCGAGGTTTCAAAAGATATTACAAGAGCAGCAAGGATGAGATGGAGATACAGCTCTCA GAGTGCCCTATCACAAGGCACCCATTGCAAGCTCTGTTTATTTGGTCAGTTCTTCAGAACAAGAAGGAGTTGTCCAAAGTCATTTGGGAGCAA ACCAGAGGCTGCACTTTGGCAGCCCTGGGGGCCAGTAAGCTCCTGAAAAGCATGGCCAAGGTGAAGAATGATATAAATGCTGCTGGTGAGTCAGAGGAACTGGCTAACGAGTATGAGACAAGAGCAGTAG AGCTGTTCACTGAGTGCTACAGCAACGATGAAGAactggctgagcagctgctgactTATTCCTGTGAAGCCTGGGGAGGGAGCAACTgtctggagctggcagtggaGGCCAGAGACCAGCAGTTTATTGCCCAGCCAGGTGTGCAG AATTTCCTCTCCAAGCAGTGGTATGGAGAGATTTCAAGAGACACTAAGAACTGGAAGATTATACTGTGCctgttctttttccctttaataGGCTGTGGTTTCATCTCATTCAG GAAAAAGCCTGTGGAGAAGAGTAAGAAACTCTTCTTATATTATGTGTCTTTCTTCACCTCCCCCTTTGTGGTCTTCTCCTGGAACGTCATCTTCTACATTGCTTTCCTGTTGCTCTTTGCCTACGTGTTGCTGATGGATTTCCAGAAGGAACCCACGGCCCTGGAGATCATCCTCTACGTGCTGGTCTTCATTCTGCTTTGTGATGAAGTGAGACAA tggTACATGAATGGCAGCAAGTATTTCTCAGACCTGTGGAATGTTATGGATACCCTTGCAATCTTCTACTTCATAGCAGGGATTGTGTTCAG GCTTCACTCTGATGAAAGCTCTTGGTATTCCGGGAGagtaattttctgtttggaCTACATAGTTTTTACCCTGAGGCTCATCCATATTTTCACAGTTAGCAGGAATCTAGGACCCAAAATTATTATGCTGCAGAGGATG ATGATAGAtgtcttcttcttcctcttcctctttgctGTGTGGATGGTGGCCTTTGGTGTGGCCAGACAAGGCATCCTGAGGAAGAACGAGCACCGCTGGGAGTGGATCTTCCGCTCGGTCATCTACGAGCCCTACCTGGCCATGTTTGGCCAGTACCCTGATGACATTGATG GTACCACCTACAACTTTGACCACTGCACGTTTTCTGGGAACGAGTCCAAGCCCCTGTGTGTGGAGCTGGATGCCAACAACCAGCCCCGCTTCCCCGAGTGGATCACCATTCCCCTGGTGTGCATTTACATGCTCTCCACCAACATCCTCCTGGTCAACCTGCTCGTGGCCATGTTCGG CTACACAGTTGGGTCAGTGCAGGAGAACAATGACCAGGTGTGGAAGTTCCAGCGTTTTTTCCTGGTGCAGGAATACTGCAGTCGCCTGACCATCCCCTTCCCTTTTGTCATCTTTGCCTACATACTCATGGTGCTGAGGAAATGCTTCAAGTGCTGCTGTaacaaggaaagcaaagagcCATCCATTTGTT GCTCAAGAAATGAGGACAATGAAATCCTGGCATGGGAAGCTGTCATGAAGGAAAATTATCTCGTCAAAATCAATACAAAAGCAAATGATTCCTCAGAAGA GATGGTGCATCGATTTAGACAACTGGATGCAAAG ctctctGATTTGAAAGGCCTTCTGAAAGAGATTTCCAGTAAAATTAAATGA